One part of the Mycobacterium marinum genome encodes these proteins:
- a CDS encoding PPE family protein: MNFLVDPPELTSARIYSGPGSGQMFSAAQAWDGLAAELRLAASSFESVTANLVAGAWQGASATAMAAVATPHARLLQGLAGQVEQAAAQARVVASAFEAVRAATVHPALVAANRAQFVSLALSNIFGQNAPAIAAVETDYEDMWAQDVTAMVGYHSTSSAAAEQLTPFHRMLAGLSGRSVSSAVAGGRLGGFVIPGLSIGNRGLLNLGLGNTGNLNLGWGNAGNLNLGSGNTGGINLGSGNTGSFNPGWGNAGKLNLGSGNIGNMNLGSGNTGILNVGSGNIGDFNLGSGNIGNLNLGSGNIGKGNFGIGNTGNFNLGGGNTGGHNFGSGNTGGHNFGHGNSGNHNVGGGNYGNSNFGSGNIGSGNFGFGNSGNNNIGFGNSGNNNIGFGLTGDGQIGIGGLNSGSGNIGFGNSGNNNIGFFNSGDNNVGFLNSGSENKGFINSGLGTGRGPNLSAGIGNSGDLNTGLFNSGGSSATTNTGWFNSGSHNTGIGNSGDTNTGFFNSGNLNTGLFNSGDVNTGLFNSGNNNFAAFNAGSTNTGSFNAGSSNTLAFNSGDSNTGYAGSGNYNTGGFNSGASNTGFFDSGDLNTGIGSPVDQNVANSGFMNTGTGNSGIRGTGDYNSGFANRGTYNSGADSAGHEAGMTSNSGVLNIGSNNAGFLNYGNYNSGFRNTVYPSGTPVGNTSGFVNVGAVNSGFFSTGTGDSGFGQLADYSSGVLNAKDYISGYFH; encoded by the coding sequence CGGCGCGAATTTATTCCGGTCCGGGTTCGGGGCAGATGTTCTCGGCCGCGCAGGCCTGGGATGGGTTAGCTGCGGAGTTACGCCTGGCGGCGTCCTCGTTCGAGTCGGTGACCGCAAACCTGGTGGCTGGGGCCTGGCAGGGCGCGTCGGCGACGGCGATGGCGGCGGTAGCTACCCCCCATGCGCGACTGTTGCAGGGCCTGGCGGGCCAGGTCGAACAGGCCGCCGCCCAGGCCCGGGTAGTGGCAAGCGCCTTTGAGGCGGTGCGCGCTGCCACGGTGCATCCGGCCTTGGTCGCGGCCAACCGCGCTCAGTTTGTGTCGCTGGCGCTCTCGAACATCTTCGGGCAGAACGCGCCCGCGATCGCGGCGGTTGAGACGGACTACGAGGACATGTGGGCGCAGGACGTGACCGCGATGGTCGGTTATCACTCGACCAGCTCGGCGGCCGCCGAACAGTTGACCCCGTTTCATCGGATGTTGGCGGGCCTGTCTGGCCGGTCGGTCAGCTCGGCGGTGGCTGGCGGTCGCCTCGGCGGCTTTGTCATCCCGGGCCTGTCCATCGGCAACCGTGGCCTGCTGAACCTCGGTCTCGGTAACACCGGGAACCTGAACCTGGGCTGGGGTAACGCCGGCAACCTGAACCTCGGCAGCGGAAACACCGGTGGAATCAACCTGGGCAGCGGCAACACCGGTAGTTTCAACCCGGGTTGGGGAAACGCGGGCAAGCTCAACCTGGGCAGCGGCAATATCGGCAACATGAATCTGGGTAGCGGTAACACCGGGATTCTGAATGTGGGTAGCGGCAACATCGGAGATTTCAACCTGGGCAGCGGCAATATCGGCAACCTCAACCTGGGTAGCGGCAATATCGGCAAGGGCAACTTTGGGATTGGGAATACCGGCAACTTCAATCTCGGCGGCGGTAACACCGGCGGTCACAATTTCGGTAGCGGCAACACTGGCGGTCACAATTTCGGTCACGGCAACAGCGGCAACCACAACGTAGGCGGCGGAAACTACGGAAATTCGAATTTTGGCAGCGGGAATATCGGTTCCGGAAACTTCGGCTTCGGGAACTCCGGCAACAACAATATTGGCTTTGGCAACAGCGGCAACAACAATATCGGGTTCGGTCTGACCGGAGATGGTCAGATAGGCATCGGCGGCCTGAACTCGGGCTCCGGAAATATTGGTTTCGGGAACTCGGGCAACAACAATATCGGCTTCTTCAACTCGGGTGACAATAATGTCGGCTTCCTGAATTCGGGCAGTGAGAACAAGGGCTTCATCAACTCGGGCCTTGGCACGGGTCGAGGTCCGAACTTGAGTGCGGGCATCGGAAATTCCGGCGACCTCAACACGGGCCTGTTCAACTCGGGTGGGTCGAGCGCGACTACCAACACCGGTTGGTTCAACTCGGGCTCCCACAACACGGGCATCGGAAACTCCGGCGACACCAATACGGGTTTCTTCAACTCCGGGAACCTCAATACGGGCTTGTTCAACTCGGGTGACGTCAACACGGGGCTCTTCAATTCGGGGAACAACAACTTCGCCGCCTTCAATGCCGGCAGCACGAACACCGGCAGCTTCAATGCGGGAAGCTCGAACACACTGGCCTTTAACTCGGGCGACTCGAACACCGGTTACGCAGGGTCGGGTAACTACAATACGGGGGGTTTCAACTCGGGGGCCAGTAACACGGGATTTTTCGACTCCGGGGATCTCAATACTGGCATCGGCAGTCCAGTTGATCAGAACGTCGCGAATTCGGGATTCATGAACACGGGTACCGGAAACTCGGGAATCAGGGGAACCGGTGACTATAACTCCGGATTCGCTAATAGGGGAACCTATAACTCGGGTGCTGACAGTGCCGGGCACGAGGCCGGGATGACCAGCAATTCGGGCGTTCTGAACATTGGAAGCAACAATGCGGGATTCCTGAACTATGGCAACTATAATTCCGGATTCAGAAACACCGTCTACCCATCGGGAACGCCCGTTGGTAATACCTCTGGATTTGTCAACGTGGGAGCGGTCAATTCGGGATTCTTCAGTACCGGTACCGGCGATTCCGGTTTCGGGCAATTAGCTGATTATTCCTCGGGCGTGCTCAACGCCAAGGACTACATATCAGGTTACTTCCACTAA
- a CDS encoding DUF4334 domain-containing protein, with amino-acid sequence MSARDTFTELKNRMGAIPDAELDDFWATLEPATIDGMIGDWKGGEFDTGHKMNGQLEKARWFGKTFASPTDVQPLVCLDADGNKFSNVAMGKGEASLWLEDFRGETTATMVYDGQPVHDHFKRIDDDAVMGIMNGKGVLDSGRYYYFYLERV; translated from the coding sequence ATGAGCGCCCGTGACACGTTCACCGAGCTGAAGAACCGTATGGGTGCGATTCCGGATGCGGAGCTCGACGACTTCTGGGCGACCCTGGAACCGGCAACCATCGACGGCATGATCGGCGACTGGAAGGGCGGTGAGTTCGACACCGGTCACAAGATGAACGGACAGTTGGAAAAGGCCCGCTGGTTCGGCAAGACCTTCGCCTCGCCCACCGATGTGCAGCCACTGGTGTGCCTGGACGCCGATGGAAACAAGTTCTCCAACGTGGCAATGGGCAAGGGCGAGGCCAGCCTGTGGCTCGAGGACTTCCGGGGCGAAACCACCGCCACGATGGTCTACGACGGCCAGCCGGTGCACGACCACTTCAAGCGGATCGACGACGACGCGGTGATGGGCATCATGAACGGCAAAGGCGTTCTCGATAGCGGCCGCTATTACTACTTCTATCTGGAACGGGTGTAG
- the lipE gene encoding lipase LipE, with protein MTEDGRIRVPADLDAVTALGAEDHSEIDSAAIERIWQAARYWYQAGMHPAIQLCIRHNGRVVLNRAIGHGWGNAPSDAPDAAKIPVSTDTPFCTYSSAKAITATVAHMLAERGHFSLDDRVCEYIPSYTSHGKDRTTIRHVLTHSAGVPFPTGPRPDVTRADDHEYAARKLGELRPLYPPGLVHIYHALTWGPLMREIIWATTGKEIRDILATEILDPLGFRWTNFGVAEEDLPLVAPSHATGRPLPPVIAAAFRKAIGGTVHEVIPYTNKPLFLRTIIPSSNTVSTANELSRFMEILRRGGELDGVRIMAPETVRSAATECRRLRPDFATGLAPLRWGTGFMLGSNRFGPFGRNAPAAFGHLGLVNIATWADPDRGLSVGLINSGKPGRDPDAKRYVALKNAITAEIPPKTVE; from the coding sequence ATGACCGAAGACGGCAGGATTCGAGTCCCGGCCGACCTTGACGCCGTCACGGCGCTCGGTGCGGAAGATCACTCCGAAATCGACAGTGCGGCTATCGAGCGGATCTGGCAGGCCGCTCGGTACTGGTACCAAGCCGGGATGCATCCGGCGATCCAGTTGTGCATCAGGCACAACGGCCGGGTGGTGCTCAACCGGGCGATTGGCCACGGCTGGGGTAACGCACCCAGCGATGCGCCCGACGCCGCGAAAATCCCGGTCAGCACCGATACACCGTTCTGTACGTATTCCTCGGCCAAGGCCATCACCGCCACGGTCGCGCACATGCTGGCCGAGCGCGGGCACTTCTCGCTCGATGACCGCGTCTGCGAGTACATACCCAGCTACACCAGCCACGGCAAAGACCGCACCACCATCCGGCACGTGCTGACCCACAGCGCCGGTGTCCCCTTCCCCACCGGGCCCCGCCCCGACGTCACCCGGGCCGACGACCACGAGTACGCCGCACGCAAGCTGGGCGAGCTGCGGCCGCTCTACCCGCCGGGGCTGGTGCACATCTACCACGCGCTGACCTGGGGACCGTTGATGCGCGAGATCATCTGGGCCACCACCGGCAAGGAGATTCGCGACATCCTTGCCACCGAGATCCTCGACCCGCTGGGCTTTCGCTGGACCAACTTCGGCGTCGCCGAGGAGGACCTCCCGCTGGTGGCGCCCAGCCACGCCACCGGGCGACCGTTGCCCCCGGTGATCGCCGCGGCGTTCCGCAAGGCGATCGGCGGCACCGTGCACGAGGTCATCCCCTACACCAACAAGCCGCTGTTCCTGCGCACCATCATCCCGTCGTCCAACACGGTGTCGACCGCCAACGAGCTGTCCCGTTTCATGGAGATCCTGCGCCGCGGTGGCGAACTCGACGGGGTTCGGATCATGGCGCCCGAAACGGTGCGCAGCGCGGCCACAGAATGCCGGCGTCTGCGGCCCGATTTCGCGACGGGACTCGCTCCCCTGCGCTGGGGAACCGGATTCATGTTGGGTTCAAACAGATTCGGACCGTTCGGCCGAAATGCACCGGCGGCCTTCGGACATCTCGGGCTGGTCAATATCGCCACCTGGGCCGACCCTGACCGCGGACTATCGGTCGGCCTCATCAACAGCGGAAAGCCCGGCAGGGATCCCGACGCCAAACGCTACGTCGCCCTCAAGAATGCCATCACCGCTGAGATTCCCCCGAAAACCGTCGAGTAA
- a CDS encoding phosphotransferase family protein codes for MHPVDPDAVAEWMSGQGLGEGPLYDVCAVTGGTQNVMLRFTRSGRAYVLRRGPRHLRPRSNSVILRETKVLAALAGTDVPHPRLIAACPDPTVLGDAVFYLMEPVEGFNAGEGLPPLHAGDASIRFQMGLSMADALAKLGAVDHAAVGLADFGKPAGFLERQVPRWLAELESYRQYDGYPGPDIPGIGEVSAWLDSHRPTAWTPGILHGDYHMANVMFSRTGPEVVAICDWEMCTIGDPLLDLGWLLATWRQSDGASVFGHALGAQDGLASTDDLLQRYAANTTRDLSHITWYTVLACFKLGIVIEGTLARACAGQAEKEVGDQLHAATVHLFERALGLIGA; via the coding sequence ATGCACCCGGTGGATCCCGACGCGGTCGCGGAATGGATGTCCGGGCAGGGACTGGGTGAAGGTCCCTTGTACGACGTCTGCGCGGTCACCGGTGGAACACAGAACGTGATGCTGCGGTTCACCCGCTCCGGACGCGCCTACGTGCTGCGCCGCGGCCCCCGCCACCTGCGTCCGCGCAGCAACAGCGTGATCCTGCGCGAGACCAAGGTGCTTGCGGCGCTGGCCGGCACCGACGTTCCACACCCACGTTTGATCGCTGCCTGCCCGGACCCCACCGTGCTCGGTGATGCGGTCTTCTATCTGATGGAACCCGTCGAAGGCTTCAATGCCGGTGAGGGGCTGCCGCCGCTGCACGCCGGGGACGCGAGCATCCGGTTTCAGATGGGCCTGTCGATGGCCGACGCGCTGGCCAAGCTCGGCGCGGTCGACCATGCCGCCGTGGGTCTCGCCGACTTCGGCAAGCCGGCGGGATTTCTGGAACGCCAGGTGCCGCGCTGGCTTGCCGAACTGGAGTCCTATCGGCAGTACGACGGCTACCCGGGACCCGACATCCCCGGCATCGGGGAAGTGTCCGCCTGGCTGGACAGCCATCGCCCGACGGCGTGGACGCCCGGCATCCTGCATGGCGATTACCACATGGCCAATGTCATGTTCTCCCGCACCGGACCGGAGGTGGTGGCCATCTGCGATTGGGAGATGTGCACCATCGGTGACCCGCTGCTGGATCTGGGCTGGCTGCTGGCCACGTGGCGGCAGTCCGACGGGGCCAGCGTGTTCGGCCACGCCCTGGGCGCCCAAGACGGGTTGGCCAGTACCGACGATCTGCTGCAGCGATATGCGGCCAACACCACGCGAGATCTATCTCACATCACCTGGTACACCGTGCTGGCCTGCTTCAAGCTCGGCATCGTCATCGAGGGCACGCTGGCACGCGCCTGCGCGGGCCAGGCCGAGAAAGAAGTGGGCGATCAGCTCCATGCCGCCACGGTGCACCTGTTCGAACGGGCACTGGGGCTGATCGGCGCCTAG
- a CDS encoding pyridoxal phosphate-dependent aminotransferase, which yields MTARLRPVLAGLPVYVPGKTVPGAIKLASNETVFGPLPSVRAAIEHATQSINRYPDNGCLAVKAALARHVSSLSAADFGPEHIAVGCGSVSLCQQLVQITASVGDEVIFGWRSFELYPPQVQVAGATAIQVPLTNHTFDLEAMLAAVTERTRLIIVCNPNNPTSTVVQPEALAEFVRSVPPHILVAIDEAYVEYLRDGTVPDSPHLVHTHSNVVVLRTFSKAYGLAGLRVGYAVGQPDVIAALDKVYVPFTVSSLAQAAAIASVQAADELLARTDAVVAERGRVSAELRAAGFTVPPSQANFVWLPLEDRTTDFVTQAAKAHIVVRPYGADGVRVTIAAPEENDALLRFARCWITHRDGAR from the coding sequence GTGACCGCCCGCCTACGCCCCGTATTGGCCGGGTTGCCAGTCTACGTTCCCGGCAAAACAGTGCCGGGAGCCATCAAACTGGCCAGCAATGAGACGGTGTTCGGCCCCCTGCCCAGCGTGCGCGCGGCCATAGAACACGCCACCCAGTCGATCAACCGCTACCCCGACAACGGCTGTCTTGCGGTCAAGGCGGCGTTGGCCCGCCACGTCAGCTCGCTGAGCGCGGCGGACTTCGGCCCCGAGCACATCGCCGTCGGGTGCGGTTCGGTGAGTCTGTGCCAGCAGCTGGTGCAGATCACCGCCTCGGTGGGAGACGAGGTGATTTTCGGGTGGCGCAGCTTCGAGCTCTACCCACCCCAGGTGCAGGTGGCCGGCGCCACCGCCATCCAGGTGCCGCTGACCAACCACACCTTCGACCTCGAGGCGATGCTGGCCGCGGTGACCGAGCGCACCCGGCTGATCATCGTCTGCAACCCGAACAACCCGACGTCGACGGTGGTGCAGCCGGAGGCTCTCGCCGAGTTCGTTCGCTCGGTTCCGCCGCACATCCTGGTCGCCATCGACGAGGCCTACGTCGAGTACCTGCGCGACGGCACGGTTCCCGACAGCCCGCACCTGGTCCACACTCACAGCAACGTCGTGGTCTTGCGAACCTTCTCCAAGGCGTACGGCCTGGCGGGCCTGCGCGTCGGCTACGCGGTGGGGCAGCCCGACGTGATCGCCGCGCTGGACAAGGTCTACGTGCCGTTCACCGTGTCCAGCCTCGCCCAGGCCGCGGCCATCGCCTCGGTGCAGGCCGCCGATGAGCTGTTGGCCCGCACCGACGCGGTGGTGGCCGAACGCGGCAGGGTCAGCGCCGAACTGCGTGCCGCCGGCTTCACCGTGCCGCCGTCACAGGCCAACTTCGTGTGGCTGCCGCTGGAAGACCGGACCACCGACTTCGTCACACAGGCCGCCAAGGCGCACATCGTGGTCCGCCCTTACGGGGCCGACGGGGTGCGAGTCACCATTGCCGCTCCCGAAGAAAACGACGCCCTGCTGCGGTTCGCCCGCTGCTGGATCACCCACCGCGACGGTGCGCGATGA
- a CDS encoding TIGR03086 family metal-binding protein: MASDLRPGPDSPPTDELASAERALAVLQQVLHPIGDGDLFRPTPCPEYDVSGLTGHLLNSIVVLGGMAGAEFTMRDHTSSAEGQVVSAARPALDAWHRRGMEGDVPLGPASMPARVAVSVFSIEFLVHAWDYATAVGHDIHVPDSLADYVLGLAQNLIQPHERGAAGFDDPVQVGDDVSGLHRLVAFTGRNPIR; this comes from the coding sequence ATGGCCTCTGATTTGCGACCCGGACCAGATTCTCCGCCGACCGACGAGCTGGCCAGCGCCGAACGCGCCCTGGCGGTCTTGCAGCAGGTGCTGCACCCGATCGGAGATGGTGACCTGTTCCGGCCAACGCCGTGCCCCGAGTACGACGTGTCCGGGCTGACTGGGCACTTGCTGAACTCCATCGTGGTGCTCGGCGGTATGGCCGGCGCCGAATTCACGATGCGCGACCACACCTCCTCGGCGGAAGGTCAGGTGGTCAGCGCCGCGCGTCCGGCACTGGATGCCTGGCATCGCCGCGGCATGGAGGGCGACGTGCCGCTGGGCCCCGCCTCGATGCCCGCCAGGGTGGCCGTCTCGGTGTTCTCGATTGAATTCCTGGTGCACGCGTGGGACTACGCGACGGCGGTGGGGCATGACATTCACGTCCCGGACTCGCTGGCCGACTATGTCCTGGGTCTAGCGCAGAATCTGATCCAGCCGCACGAACGCGGTGCCGCCGGCTTCGATGATCCGGTCCAGGTTGGCGACGATGTCAGCGGGCTGCACCGGCTGGTCGCCTTCACCGGCCGCAACCCGATCAGGTAG
- a CDS encoding crotonase/enoyl-CoA hydratase family protein, with amino-acid sequence MGETYESVTVEIKDQVAQVTLIGPGKGNAMGPAFWSELPEVFAALDADRDVRAIVITGSGKNFSYGLDVPAMGGTFAPLMAEGALARPRTDFHAEVLRMQKATNAVADCRTPTIASVHGWCIGGGVDLISAVDMRYASADAKFSIREVKLAIVADMGSLARLPMILNDGHLRELALTGRDIDAARAEKIGLVNQVFEDADATLAAAHATATEIAANPPLAVYGVKDVLDQQRASAVAENLRYVAAWNAAFLPSKDLTEGISATFAKRPPQFTGE; translated from the coding sequence ATGGGCGAAACATACGAATCTGTCACCGTCGAGATCAAAGACCAGGTCGCACAGGTGACGTTGATCGGGCCGGGCAAGGGTAATGCAATGGGACCCGCTTTCTGGTCGGAGCTGCCGGAAGTCTTCGCGGCGCTGGACGCCGACCGTGATGTGCGGGCGATCGTCATCACCGGGTCGGGCAAGAACTTCAGTTACGGACTGGACGTGCCGGCGATGGGTGGAACTTTCGCCCCGCTGATGGCCGAAGGGGCGCTGGCGCGTCCCCGCACCGACTTTCATGCCGAGGTGCTGCGGATGCAGAAGGCGACCAATGCGGTCGCCGATTGCCGGACCCCGACCATCGCGTCGGTGCACGGCTGGTGCATTGGCGGCGGCGTCGACCTGATCTCGGCGGTGGACATGCGCTACGCGAGTGCGGATGCGAAGTTCTCGATACGCGAGGTCAAGCTCGCCATCGTCGCCGACATGGGCAGCCTGGCCCGCCTTCCGATGATCCTCAACGACGGTCATCTGCGGGAGCTGGCGCTGACCGGTCGGGATATCGACGCCGCTCGGGCCGAGAAGATCGGCCTGGTCAACCAGGTGTTCGAAGACGCCGACGCAACCTTGGCCGCCGCCCACGCCACCGCCACCGAGATTGCCGCCAATCCCCCGCTGGCGGTGTACGGCGTCAAAGACGTCCTCGACCAGCAGCGCGCGTCGGCCGTCGCGGAAAACCTGCGCTACGTCGCGGCCTGGAATGCGGCGTTTCTGCCGTCCAAGGACCTCACCGAGGGGATATCGGCGACCTTCGCCAAGCGGCCTCCCCAGTTCACCGGGGAGTAG